From the Manis pentadactyla isolate mManPen7 chromosome 7, mManPen7.hap1, whole genome shotgun sequence genome, one window contains:
- the GOLGA7 gene encoding golgin subfamily A member 7 isoform X1 has product MRPQQAPVSGKVFIQRDYSSGTRCQFQTKFPAELENRIDRQQFEETVRTLNNLYAEAEKLGGQSYLEGCLACLTAYTIFLCMETHYEKVLKKVSKYIQEQNEKIYAPQGLLLTDPIERGLRVIEITIYEDRGMSSGR; this is encoded by the exons ATGAGGCCGCAGCAGGCGCCAGTGTCCGGGAAGGTTTTCATTCAGCGAGACTACAGCAGTGGCACTCGCTGCCAGTTCCAGACCAAGTTCCCCGCGGAGCTGGAGAACCGG ATTGATAGACAGCAGTTTGAAGAAACAGTTCGAACTCTAAATAACCTTTATGCAGAAGCAGAGAAGCTTGGGGGCCAATCATACCTTGAAGGCTGTTTGGCATGCTTAACAGCATACACCATCTTCTTATGCATGGAAACTCATTATGAGAAG GTTCTGAAGAAAGTTTCCAAATACATCCAAGAGCAGAATGAGAAGATATATGCTCCCCAAGGCCTCCTCCTGACAGATCCCATTGAGAGAGGACTTCGAGTT ATTGAAATTACCATTTATGAAGACAGAGGCATGAGCAGTGGAAGATAA
- the GOLGA7 gene encoding golgin subfamily A member 7 isoform X2 yields the protein MRPQQAPVSGKVFIQRDYSSGTRCQFQTKFPAELENRIDRQQFEETVRTLNNLYAEAEKLGGQSYLEGCLACLTAYTIFLCMETHYEKVLKKVSKYIQEQNEKIYAPQGLLLTDPIERGLRVFRLKLPFMKTEA from the exons ATGAGGCCGCAGCAGGCGCCAGTGTCCGGGAAGGTTTTCATTCAGCGAGACTACAGCAGTGGCACTCGCTGCCAGTTCCAGACCAAGTTCCCCGCGGAGCTGGAGAACCGG ATTGATAGACAGCAGTTTGAAGAAACAGTTCGAACTCTAAATAACCTTTATGCAGAAGCAGAGAAGCTTGGGGGCCAATCATACCTTGAAGGCTGTTTGGCATGCTTAACAGCATACACCATCTTCTTATGCATGGAAACTCATTATGAGAAG GTTCTGAAGAAAGTTTCCAAATACATCCAAGAGCAGAATGAGAAGATATATGCTCCCCAAGGCCTCCTCCTGACAGATCCCATTGAGAGAGGACTTCGAGTT TTTAGATTGAAATTACCATTTATGAAGACAGAGGCATGA